The Chitinophagales bacterium genomic interval ATTTGGCCATAATACTCCTTTCTTTAAAATAGCATTCAACACGCTGCCCTTCTTTAATAAATTCAGAACCCCTTCTATGGCTTTGGTAATAGCACAATTGGTATTTCCTATGTTGGCGCTATTAGGTTTACATCAATTATTAAAAACCCAAACTCCAATCGAAAAAGTAAAAAAACAATTGCTTACAGCAGCCGGAATTACCGGTGGCATAGCACTGCTTTTTGGTGTATTTGGCAGTATGTTTTTTGGCTTTTCGGGAGAAAGCGACAAACAACTAAACGAGCAAGGTCTATCGTTTTTGGTAGATGCCTTAAAAGAAGACCGCGCCTCGATGTTGCGCAGCGATGGTTTAAGAGCCTTATTTTTTATTGCAGCAGCATTTGGCTTGCTGTGGTTTTTCTTACAAAAAAAGGTTTCGCAAACTATACTTATTGCAGGCTTGGGAGCATTGATGTTAATAGATAGCTGGGGCGTAGATAAACGCTATTTAAACGATGAAAATTTTGTAGAGAAAAATGAATACGAGTCGGCTTTCGCCATGACCAAAGCCGATATGGATATACTACGCGATACCGATGCAAACTACCGCGTTTACAACCTTACCCGCGACCCATTCAACGATGCCATAACTTCTTATTACCACAAACATATTGGCGGCTACCATGCGGCAAAACTTATCCGCTATCAAGATTTAATAGAAGAGCATATCTCTAAAGGAACACCACAGGTTTTAAATATGCTCAACACCCGTTACGTAATTCAAAAAGGAAGCGATGGACAGCCACAAGCACAGCAAAATCCCGGTGCGTTGGGTAATGCATGGTTGGTAAAAAACATCCGCCATGTAAAAAATGCAGACGAAGAAATTACAGCTTTAGGCGCTGCCGATTTTTCGCCCAAAGAAACGGCATTGCTCGATGAGCGCTTTAAAACATTGGTAAGCACCTCTACTTACAACAACGAAGGAAGCACCATTGCACAAACCAATTTTACACCCAATAAAATTACATACGATTACAACGGTGCCGATAAAAACTTTGCAGTTTTTTCCGAAGTATATTATCCGGAATGGAACTGCTACGTAGATGGAAAACTTACCAACTATACCCGAGTAGATTATGTTTTACGCGGCTTAGAACTGCCTGCAGGTAAACATACCATTGAGTTTAAAATTGAACCTAAAGCTTTTGTAACCGGAAATAAAATTGCGTATGCCGGATCTGCATTACTGGCAATATTTTTACTGGCTGCCATAGGCTTAAATTTTAAGCAATGGCAACAACAAGAAGCAGCCGAAGAAAAGCCAACAGCTAAAGGCAAAAACAAATAATTTGAAAACTCACAACGTTGAAGCACGTTCTCATCTTTACTTACTACTGGGTTCCTGCAGGCGGTGTGGCGGTTCAGCGTTGGTTGAAACTTTCTAAATACTTGCCCCAAAACGGATGGCAGCCAATTATTGTAACCGTAAAAGACGGCAGCTATCCATATACCGACTCTTCGCTGCAACAAGAAGTACATCCTTCTATTGAAGTATTTAAAACCGATACCTTTGAACCCTTTGAACTCTATAATTTACTGCGTGGTAAAAAGGGGAAACAATTGCCCACAGCCATGTTGGATAACACTTCCAAGAAATCGCTGTTTCAAAAAACAGCAGAATACATTCGGGCAAATTTTTTTATTCCCGATGCGCGAAAAGGTTGGGTAAAATATGCCGTTAGCGAAGGAGCACGCCTCATTAAATCAAAAAAAATTGATGCCATAATTACCACAGGCCCTCCGCACAGCACACATCTTATTGGCATGATGCTGCAAAGCCAATTTAAAGTAAAATGGATAGCAGATTTTCGCGACCCATGGACAAACATATTCACCAACCACTACTTGCCGCGTGCCAACTGGGCAAAAAAACAAGATGAAAGATTAGAAAGCGAAGTGCTGAAGAGAGCCAATGCCGTTACTGTAATTGGCCCTTCCATGAAAGAAGAATTTAAAAACCGTACACAGAAAATTGAAGTTGTTTGGAATGGATTTGACGATGCCGACATTTCATTCTCCCAAAGTGCCACACCAACCAACCACACATTTACCATACGTTATGTAGGTAATATTTTTGCTTCGCAAGCAGCGCCTGCATTTTGGCAAGCAGTAGCACAAATGGTACATCAAGAAAAAGCCAATTTAAAAATAGAATTTACCGGCAGGGTAGATGAAAGCGTGCAGCAACTAATTGCCGCACACCAACTGCAGCACATAGTTTTTTATCAAGACTTTGTGAGCCATACCGAAGCCGTAGCGCTTATGTGTCATGCCGATGCGCTACTGTTTGTTGTACCCAATGTGCCCAACGATGAGCGTATTATTACAGGAAAAATTTTTGAATACTTGGCCGCACAAAAGCCAATTTTATCGTTTGGAAATACCAATGGCGATGCAGCAAAACTATTGCAGGAATGCGGCAGAGAACCTATGTGCGCCTTTAAAGATAATACCACTGCACTGCTGCAATTGCAAGCAGCTTACAATGCTTTTACACAAAAAAACACTGCTGCTTACAACCAATCTTTCCGCAATTTTTCGCGCAGCAATCAGGCAAAGAAAGTGGCCGAAATTTTAAACCTACTCTAACACTCGCTTTCTGCTAAAGCACTTTTCGATTTGTCTTCTTCAAACACCTTCATTTTGCAAGTGGCAATGGCAACTGAATCTTGAAAAACCGTACCCGAAATAATGGTAGCATCAAACACTTTGTGTTCTACCTCTATTACAGTAGAAATATTGCTACCAACTATTGGCAACTGTGTACACGAAAAATTGCGTACATCGCCAATAAAACCTACAGGAATGGGCAAACCCACTAATGCACATTCATAACCCGCTTTGGCGGCACAGGTTTGTGCAATATTTTCTATAAGTCCACCTTCGGTAAGTTTTCCGTCTTTTACCATCACATGGTTTTCTTCTACTAAAAATGAAGTAACACATTGGTTTCCCTCTATTTTTTCGAGAGTAGAAATTAAAACAAAAGGTGCTTTTTGCGGAATTAAGTCTGCCAGGATATTACCCGAAACAGGTAAGTTCATATACATTTATTTTTTCCAGAAATCGAAATAATTAAACCATTGCTCAGGCTTTTTGCGTACCATTCTTTCTAAGTCTTGCGCATAATCATCTACAATATTTTGCAGGGTGGTTTCCGGTTTTATGGTGCGGTGTGGCACGGCAAATAGCTGGTAGCTGGTGGTGTCGGTTTTTATTCCATACACAAAGGTATATGGTGCCTTAAACGATTTAATAAGTTGAAATGGACCTGCGGGAAATAGCGCTTCTTCTCCAAAAAATTTTGCACTAACGGTTCGGTTTCCGGGCAAATAGCGGTCGGCAGTCATACACACAATTTCTTTGCGTTGCAGTGCTTCTCCAATTTCATAAATATGCGATAAATCGTTTTTAATAACTATGGCATTAAATTTTATACCTCCGGTTACACTATCTAAATACTTACGTATTTGTTCATGCTCGGTATCGTACACCAATACATTTATGGAGCCTTTATAGTTGGTAAGCCGCTGTGCTGCAATACCCCAATTCCCAAAATGCGATGCTAGCAAAATGCCGCCCTCGTTGTTATTTACTAATGCTTCTAAGTGTATTCCTCCGGGTGAGGTGGTTGTAATTTTATTGCTTAGCCCTGCCGAAAAAATAACGCGATCTATAAGCGTTTGCCCCAGCAGATGATAGGTTACATACAATTTCCATTGTGCTTTTAAGCGACCCCATCCAATTCTTTTGGTATAAAAACTAATAATGTGTGGTGTAGTTTTGGGCGAAAAAAACACATAATAAGTTGCTACAAATGTAAGTAGTGCATAGGCGGGATACACTCCAAAGTTTGAAAGTATAAAAACAAAAATTCTATACCCTAATGGTGTTCCTCGCGATTTTCCTTGCCATTCAGCCATGCGCTGCTGGTTACATTTTAGAAATCACGTATTGGTATAAATCGTTGAAAGTTACAATGGAAGTAAATTCTTCTTGCTTTACTTTTATTCCAAAGTTTCCCTCCAGTATTACCACCAAATCAATATAGTCTAAGCTATCTAACTCAAGCGTTTCTTTTAGTGGAGCATCGGGAGTTATGGTGGCAATATCTGTTTCAAACTCCTCGGCCAAAAACTCATTTATTTTGTGGCTTACGTCTTCAATTGTCATATCGTATTGTTTAATTTTCTTTCCATTTTTTTACAATCAGAGAAGAATTGGTTCCTCCGAAGCCAAATGAATTCGACAAAAATATAGAAATATCTTTCTCCAGCGTGTTTGTAACTATATTTAGTTTGGCTGAAAACTCATCGGGGTTTTCAAAATTTATATTGGGAGCCACGAAGCCATTTTGCATCATAATGGTGCTGTACACAATTTCGCTGGCTCCTGCCATCCAGCATTCATGTCCGGTCATAGATTTTGTGCTGCTTACAGGAATCTTTTTACCGCCAAAAACCTGAAATATAGCTTGTGCTTCGCAGGCATCGCCTTGCGGTGTAGAAGTGGCATGGGCATTTACATAATCTATTTGGTCGGCAAGGAGTCCTGCATCTTTCAAACACATTTCGAGTGAGCGCACCGGACCTTCTACCGTTGGGTTAGAAATATGTGCACCATTAGACGAAAATCCATAGCCACAGAGTTCACCTAAAATTTTTGCTCCGCGCTTGCGGGCACTTTCCAGCGATTCTATGATAACGGTAGCTGCGCCACCACTCGGAATTAGGCCGTCTCTATCGCGGTCGAACGGGCGCGATGCTTTGTGTGGCTCGCTTTCTCTAACCGAAAAAGCACCCAGTGCATCGAAGGTGCCCATAGAATATATATTTAGTTCTTGTGCACCTCCGCAAACTATTCTTTCTTGGTAGCCATGTTTAATCATCATACAGGCAACGCCTATGGAATGCGAACTGCTGGCACATGCTGCACTAATGGTAAAGTTGACTCCTTTCAATTTAAAAATAGTGGCAAGGTTCATGTTTACGGTAGAGTTCATGGTTTGGAAAACCGCACCGCTACCTGCAAATGCTGTACTTTTTTTCTCGCGAATAATATCGGTAGATACTACTACGGCTTCGGCAGTGCTATCGTTGCCATAAATAATGCCTGTTTCGTTTTGCTCAATATAATCGGCATCCATACAGGCCATTTCCAGTGCCTCTAAAGTAGCCATGTAGGCATATTCGCCTTCTTCGGGCAGCATAATTCTGGCTCTTCTATCTAAAAGCCCTTTTAGCTGCGGGCGTTCCACAAATCCGGTAAGTGCCGAACGGTATCCGAAATCTTTACGAACTTGATCGTACACTATGCCCGATTTACCGTTGTAAAGCGAATGATGTACTTCAGAGATATTTTTCCCTAAACTGCTCCAAATTCCTACGCCTGTTATTACTACTCTATTCACTGTATTTACTAAAAGTTGGGGCGAAATTGCAGAATTTAGCGTTTATTTTCGGGTACAATTGTTACAAATTCTTACCTGCAAGCGGCCCCTCAAAAAAACAAACTAAAAGATGTTTAGGATGCACTCTAAACTTGCTTAATTCTTTCTAAAACCGGGAAAACTCCTGCCTGCCGCACTCATTTTCTGTACGCTTTTCATCATCTTCTTCATTTCTTCAAACTGCTTTAAAAACTGATTCACTTCTTGAATAGAATTGCCGCTGCCTTTGGCAATTCGCTGTCTGCGGGTTCCGCTTAGCAAATCAGGGTTTTCGCGCTCCTTAGGGGTCATGGAATGAATAATGGCTTCTATTTTCTTGAAGCTGTTATCGTTGATATCAATATCCTTTACAGCCTTTCCTATTCCGGGAATCATACCGAGCAATTCTTTCATATTGCCCATCTTTTTTATTTGCCCGAGTTGGTATAAAAAGTCGTTGAAATCGAACTTGTCTTTCCTGATTTTGGCATCAAGCTCGCGGGCTTTCTTTTCATCGTATTGCTCTTGTGCACGCTCTACAAACGATACGATATCGCCCATCCCCAAAATCCGCTGTGCCATACGGTCGGGGTAAAACATATCGAGCGTATCTACTTTTTCGCCTGTGCTTACAAATTTTATTGGCTTGCCTACGGTGTAGGTAATGGTAAGTGCTGCTCCTCCGCGAGTATCGCCATCTAACTTAGTAAGTACCACACCATCAAAATTCAACTTATCGTTGAATGCTTTGGCGGTATTTACGGCATCTTGCCCTGTCATGCTATCCACCACAAACAGAATTTCGTCCGGCTTCACAGCGCTTTTTACTGCGGCTATTTCATTCATCATGGTTTCGTCTACGGCAAGGCGCCCTGCGGTATCAATTATTACCAAATCTAAACCAAGGCTTTTGGCGTGTGCAATACCGTTTTGCGCTATTTGTACCGGATTGTTGTTCTCTTTTTCGTGATAAACCGGAATGCCTATTTTTTCACCCAATACTATTAACTGGTCTATAGCTGCCGGGCGATATACATCGGCTGCAACCATAAGCGGGCGCTTAAATTTTTTGGTTTTTAGCCAGTATGCCAATTTGTGCGTAAATGTGGTTTTACCGGAACCTTGCAGTCCGGCTATAAGTACTACTGCGGGGCTTCCTTTTAGGTTAAAATCGGCTGCGGTGCCGCCCATGAGCTGTGTTAGCTCATCGTTCATAATTTTAACCATTAACTGCCCCGGACTTACTGCGGTAAGTACGTTTTGCCCCAATGCTTGGGTTTTTATTTTATCGGTAAACTCTTTGGCAATTTTATAGTTCACATCGGCATCTACCAATGCTCTGCGAATTTCTTTTACTGTTTCGGCAATATTTATTTCAGAAATTTTGCCTTGTCCTTTTAGTACTTTAAATGCACCTTCTAGCCGTTCCTGTAAACTTTCAAACATGGTTTCCTTTTTTCAAAAAATGGAGTGCGAATTTAGACAAAAATTTGAGGCTGTTTTTTTAATAGTGTTGGGGTGGCGGCTGCAAAATTATTTCGTGCCATTCTAATACTGTTTCAAAACCGCTTTTTTTAAGCGCAGCCTTTATAGTTTCTTTTTCTTCCGTGAATGCAAGCATAGCAAAATCGCCACCCCACGCACCCAAACTTTTGGCGGCAACAGGCAAGTGTTTAAAATGAATTTTCTTTACCTTTTCTAATGCCAGCGCTTCTGCTACATAATTTTCGTGCGCTTCTATAATTTGCATGAATTTTTGGATGCCGGAGCAATTAAGCATGGCTTGGGTAAGCGAATTTAGCCATTGAACATAAGGTTGCTTTTGTACCAAAAGTGAATTGTAATGCGCTATTCCGGATGTGCTCAACTGCTTTTTACCAAGGTGAACAAATAGTATTTGTGTTTTAAATACCGGATCGAAAAATACCTGAGTAAACTCCGGCTTACCGCTTTCGCGCGAAAACAAAATAGGCTGGTTGCTTCCTGCGCAGGCAATATCGTAACCGGAGCCGCCAAATGTTTGCTGTAGCAGCTCAAATGGGTTTACTTGCGCCCATTGTGCTATACTGTAAAGCAATGTAGAGCTGCTTCCCAAACCCCAATTGCGTGGAAACTCCAACTGGGTTTGTACTGCAACATCTTGTGCACCCGATAAAAAATTGGGATTAAGGATTTTACACACCGATAGAATTTTTACAAGCATTTGTGCTTCGGCTTGGTTGCTAGAGGTTGCAAGTGTTTCTTTATCAAAAACCGCCTGCAACCAAGGTTTTCCGGCATTATCCAATGCTACCCAAAACAAACTTTTATTACTGCCACTTAATTGCTTAATTTCTACTTTTTGCCCAAAGCGAGTTGGCAGTGCCAATGCCTGTGCGCCATCTAGCACAAAATACTCTCCGGTAAGCATTAACTTTCCATGCGCATAAAAACTACTTTGCATGTAGCGAAAATGGAAAAAATGTTTGGCGAACCGAATGCTAAATTTGTGCAACACGCCTACCGCATTGGCAATGCATACCCGTTGCACCATTTTAAACAAACTGTTTGTAAATGTGCAAAAGGAAACAGGGCTTACATTTCGGAAAATTTACTTTTGGCGTTTGAAATAGAATATATCCGCTACACGCATGTATAACCTCGTTAGGTTTCTTGTTCGTTATCATTTGCTGCTGCTATTCTTAGCACTTGAAGTAGTGTCGTTCTATTTGATTTTTAACAACAATAAATTCCACAGCGCTGTTTTTCTAAACACTTCAAATGCTATAAACGGCAGTATTTTCAATACATACAGCGAGGTTACAGGTTATTTGTATTTGAAAAAATCGAACGATAGTTTGGTAGCAGAGAATGCTGCGCTGAGGGCAATGTTGCCATCTTCGAAATACAACGGTGTGGTAGATACTTTTAGCCATACCGATACGCTTTCGCCTAAGTTGCAACAGCGGTTTGTGTATTTCCCTGCTAAGGTAATCCGCAATTCAACCGATAATGCCAACAACATTATTTACTTAGATAAAGGTGCACTCCAGGGCGTAACCACTCAAATGGGTGTAATAAATAAAAATGGTATTGTGGGGCAAGTGGTAGATGTTACCAGCAACTACTGTGCGGTAATGAGCGTACTGCACAAAGATTTTAAGGTG includes:
- the ffh gene encoding signal recognition particle protein, with amino-acid sequence MFESLQERLEGAFKVLKGQGKISEINIAETVKEIRRALVDADVNYKIAKEFTDKIKTQALGQNVLTAVSPGQLMVKIMNDELTQLMGGTAADFNLKGSPAVVLIAGLQGSGKTTFTHKLAYWLKTKKFKRPLMVAADVYRPAAIDQLIVLGEKIGIPVYHEKENNNPVQIAQNGIAHAKSLGLDLVIIDTAGRLAVDETMMNEIAAVKSAVKPDEILFVVDSMTGQDAVNTAKAFNDKLNFDGVVLTKLDGDTRGGAALTITYTVGKPIKFVSTGEKVDTLDMFYPDRMAQRILGMGDIVSFVERAQEQYDEKKARELDAKIRKDKFDFNDFLYQLGQIKKMGNMKELLGMIPGIGKAVKDIDINDNSFKKIEAIIHSMTPKERENPDLLSGTRRQRIAKGSGNSIQEVNQFLKQFEEMKKMMKSVQKMSAAGRSFPGFRKN
- a CDS encoding beta-ketoacyl-[acyl-carrier-protein] synthase family protein, coding for MNRVVITGVGIWSSLGKNISEVHHSLYNGKSGIVYDQVRKDFGYRSALTGFVERPQLKGLLDRRARIMLPEEGEYAYMATLEALEMACMDADYIEQNETGIIYGNDSTAEAVVVSTDIIREKKSTAFAGSGAVFQTMNSTVNMNLATIFKLKGVNFTISAACASSSHSIGVACMMIKHGYQERIVCGGAQELNIYSMGTFDALGAFSVRESEPHKASRPFDRDRDGLIPSGGAATVIIESLESARKRGAKILGELCGYGFSSNGAHISNPTVEGPVRSLEMCLKDAGLLADQIDYVNAHATSTPQGDACEAQAIFQVFGGKKIPVSSTKSMTGHECWMAGASEIVYSTIMMQNGFVAPNINFENPDEFSAKLNIVTNTLEKDISIFLSNSFGFGGTNSSLIVKKWKEN
- a CDS encoding acyl carrier protein; protein product: MTIEDVSHKINEFLAEEFETDIATITPDAPLKETLELDSLDYIDLVVILEGNFGIKVKQEEFTSIVTFNDLYQYVISKM
- the mreC gene encoding rod shape-determining protein MreC, which produces MYNLVRFLVRYHLLLLFLALEVVSFYLIFNNNKFHSAVFLNTSNAINGSIFNTYSEVTGYLYLKKSNDSLVAENAALRAMLPSSKYNGVVDTFSHTDTLSPKLQQRFVYFPAKVIRNSTDNANNIIYLDKGALQGVTTQMGVINKNGIVGQVVDVTSNYCAVMSVLHKDFKVSAKFKKNKYFGNLRWSGINSTSAKMDEVPKHVPIQKGDTIVTSGYSSLYPENVMIGIVETVKSEADKPFMHIDVRLTTNFRNLDFVYIIKDIHHQEIVKLDSTTNKANK
- a CDS encoding YfhO family protein, producing the protein MIKKFVPHLVAVGIFTVLTVFYFLPDFQGMILRQGDIVQWKAMSKEIRDWNEQHPNDPALWTSRNFSGMPSAQISLVYPGNIAAKFMQALNGIFPDVSALMFLHFIGFYVLMLCLGINQWLAIIGSIAFGLSSFTLISIEAGHNTKVQAMALMAPVLGGVLLAYRKNIFAGAALTAFSLSLAIAANHLQVTYYLIMCVGLLGLYELIEAFVAKKLPHFTKATAMLVLAAALAIIPNIANLWMTRDYGKETIRGGSSELTRKKASTDGGLDFDYASRWSYGAGDLEFLSVLLPNIKGGGSGSDVGEESNFGKALQQKGYPLSYTKQAPTYWGNQPFTSGPVYFGAVVVFLFVFALLALHDKLKWWAVALSVVSFLLAFGHNTPFFKIAFNTLPFFNKFRTPSMALVIAQLVFPMLALLGLHQLLKTQTPIEKVKKQLLTAAGITGGIALLFGVFGSMFFGFSGESDKQLNEQGLSFLVDALKEDRASMLRSDGLRALFFIAAAFGLLWFFLQKKVSQTILIAGLGALMLIDSWGVDKRYLNDENFVEKNEYESAFAMTKADMDILRDTDANYRVYNLTRDPFNDAITSYYHKHIGGYHAAKLIRYQDLIEEHISKGTPQVLNMLNTRYVIQKGSDGQPQAQQNPGALGNAWLVKNIRHVKNADEEITALGAADFSPKETALLDERFKTLVSTSTYNNEGSTIAQTNFTPNKITYDYNGADKNFAVFSEVYYPEWNCYVDGKLTNYTRVDYVLRGLELPAGKHTIEFKIEPKAFVTGNKIAYAGSALLAIFLLAAIGLNFKQWQQQEAAEEKPTAKGKNK
- a CDS encoding 3-hydroxyacyl-ACP dehydratase — encoded protein: MNLPVSGNILADLIPQKAPFVLISTLEKIEGNQCVTSFLVEENHVMVKDGKLTEGGLIENIAQTCAAKAGYECALVGLPIPVGFIGDVRNFSCTQLPIVGSNISTVIEVEHKVFDATIISGTVFQDSVAIATCKMKVFEEDKSKSALAESEC
- a CDS encoding lysophospholipid acyltransferase family protein gives rise to the protein MAEWQGKSRGTPLGYRIFVFILSNFGVYPAYALLTFVATYYVFFSPKTTPHIISFYTKRIGWGRLKAQWKLYVTYHLLGQTLIDRVIFSAGLSNKITTTSPGGIHLEALVNNNEGGILLASHFGNWGIAAQRLTNYKGSINVLVYDTEHEQIRKYLDSVTGGIKFNAIVIKNDLSHIYEIGEALQRKEIVCMTADRYLPGNRTVSAKFFGEEALFPAGPFQLIKSFKAPYTFVYGIKTDTTSYQLFAVPHRTIKPETTLQNIVDDYAQDLERMVRKKPEQWFNYFDFWKK